Proteins from one Scyliorhinus canicula chromosome 6, sScyCan1.1, whole genome shotgun sequence genomic window:
- the LOC119967820 gene encoding gastrula zinc finger protein XlCGF8.2DB-like: MEEKKNTCSVDKLYTCSICGCRFERSSHLERHKCDQTGVRPCKCVDCGKGFDHPSELEAHRHSHTGKRPFTCPKCGKGFTQSSDLLRHQRVHTGERPFTCSVCGKGFTQSSDLLRHQQVHNGEKPFACSLCGKGFTQSSTLLRHQQVHTGERPFICSVCGKGFTQLSTLLRHRRVHTGERPFTCSVCGKGFTQSSNLLTHQRLHTGERPFVCSVCEKRFAHSSKLLTHQRTHTGENPFTCSICGKGFSRSSYLVKHQQVHK, translated from the coding sequence ATGGAAGAGAAGAAAAACACTTGCAGTGTGGACAAACTGTACACGTGTTCTATATGTGGATGTAGATTTGAACGATCATCTCATTTGGAGAGGCACAAGTGTGACCAAACTGGGGTGAGGCCATGTAaatgtgtggactgtgggaagggattcgatcATCCATCTGAACTGGAAGCTCAtcgacacagtcacactgggaagaggccattcacttgccccaagtgtgggaagggatttactcagtcatccgacctgctgagacaccagcgagttcacactggagagagaccgttcacctgctctgtgtgtgggaagggattcactcagtcatctgacctgctgagacaccagcaagttcacaatggggagaaaccatttgcctgctctctgtgtgggaaaggatttactcagtcatcaactttactgagacaccagcaagttcacactggggaaagacctttcatctgctctgtgtgtggcaagggatttactcagttatcgaCCTTGCTGAGACAtcggcgagttcacacaggggagagaccgttcacctgctctgtgtgtgggaagggatttactcagtcatctaACTTGCTGACACATCAGcggcttcacactggggagagaccttttgtctgctctgtgtgtgagaagAGATTCGCTCACAGCTCcaaactgctgacacaccagcgaactCACACTGGTGAGaatccattcacctgctccatttgtgggaagggattcagtcgatCATCCTACCTGGTGAAGCACCAACAGGTTCATAAATGA